The DNA segment ACCGGATTCGTTTCCGGCATGGTTTGACCGTACGTGTTAATCGCGAGCCCGTTGGCCATTACTGTTCCATTTGCACGCGCTGGATAGTTGTTGCTGGAGCGGATGAGTGTTTGCATCTCATGCATGTCGTTGTTACACCCCGTTATCATACCCATCATCTGCATCGCGGACGCATCGATCGCAAGATGATGCCGAACATCGCTGCCAGCGGTTGTTACCGGCGCTCGGTTATTAAGTGGAGCGCCAGAGCTGCTGTTCGCTTTTTTGCACGCTTTCCGTCGCAACAGCAGGTAGCAAAATATGCCCATTACCACGAACAGTATCAACACGATCGCTATTAAGTAGAGCTGGAAGAGCCAACGGTCGTTGTATCCGGTCGGGTTTCCAGCACCGTTCCCATCGCCGCCACTTACAATCCCCTcgtaatttttcaaatttagatAAATCGGTATACCGAGCCCGAATGTGCTTAGTGCGCGGAGCGATATATTGATACGCTCGTCGGACGTTACGTTGGGAAAGGTGAAGCTGATCGCATCGGCCGAAAGGTTCGCCGAATGCTGCACACTATCCTCCGTTATCCATTCCACTAGATAGCCCTGCAGTACACCGTTACGGTTTTCGGGCGGACCCCAAGTTATGCTTATTGTGCCGCCCTTGCGATGAAGCTCGTGATTCGTAACGGGCCCGGGAACTGAatgaaacgaaagcaaaaaacaacgaaaaagcatACATTAGTGGGTCAGTCACTTATTAGCCAGAAACATTGCTTAGCCACAGCTTTACCATCGTGCTTTGTTTGAAAGTCCAGAATATCGCTAAGTGCTTCGGTCGATTCGCAGGGCTTCAAAAAAGCTTTATACATAGTAACTGGAACTAAATCCTTCACATTGTAATACGACGCATCCTTTGGGCTGCAAGTGAAAAAAGTGGAATTCAAATCGTTTGTTAGTTGTTCCGTTCCGTACACAGGTTGTGTTCGCTTGTGTGTCTTGCGTATACACTTGTGCCCTTTTGATTAAGTGCAGACGGTATAGCGTCGGTACGACCGACATTCATACGGACTCACATCTTCTGACAGTCGAACCGGTTGGATCCTCCGCGCATCGTCACATCGTAGTTGACGTTTTTGTAACACAGCTGCAGGCACCGATTTATCGCTTTGGTGGCAACGAAACGGCTCCAGGTAAACTGTACGCTTCGGGAATCGATGTGACTCGCCTGAAATCTATTGACGGCATCGGTCCGTGGAGCATCGGTATCAATCTAAGATGGGAGAGTTTGTTCAGGACACGTGAGGTTATTTCCGGGATCCGTTTTGGTTTTGCGGTACTAATCATTCAATTAAGCATAGGCTTAATAACTACTTACCACTTTCCACTCGACGTACCGCAAGTCTTGTACCGCTGGTTCACCATCTGCCGCCAACGAACCCAACACACGCACCATCACGCTACGGATGTTTGGCAGCAGAATGCCCGTCACATTGCCTGCCACCTTTACCTGCGTCACCGTGATCTGTTGGTGCGTTTTCCGAGCTTGAGCATCGTCACCGAGGCTTCCTTGGCCGGCGGTCGAAAGTTTCGCTGCTGCCACGGCCGCCTGGATGCTGGACACATTCGAGGATCGAATGTGGTCCGCATTCACTGGAATCGGTACGTCCACATCCATTGCACCACTAGTGGCCAGTGAGTCGAAAATTTGCTTCCGATCCTTGGACAGATCGAACGCGTGCCGATTGCGTCTACCCTCTCGGTGACTCTGGCGCCGGCGGCGGCGTCGTCTTTGATGGGCAAGATTTTCCGCACCCTTGTTACCGTCACTTACCCCCTCTGCTGCGTCGTTCTCGTTCCATAGCCAATCTTGCAATTCCTTGGTTTCTGCCTCAATCTTCCCAAGCAGTGGTTCTACCTCGTCGTGCGACATGTAATCATCTAGCGGGTCGACCGTACCGATGATTTGATTCGTAAAGGTGGTCAAATTGCTGTTCCCACCATGCCGAAGCTGGATGGTGAAAGCGGTCGGCTGTATTCCATCGTGCTTGGGCCACCAGATGAAAATCCCATTGTTAGGAAAGAAGGTCGACAGAATTGGGTCTGGAATGGAAtttaataaagaaaataaagaaaattacATGTTTTTAAATCATCAACACACATCTTAGTGCAAACACTAGCAATGCATTACAACAGCACACACTTACATCCTTGCGATGCGCACCGAATTCCCCGAGACAATCTGGACGGGATCACTTTTTGCATGCCGGGTGCACCGTTGCCGCGCATATTCTCCGTGCCGGAGATGTCGCTCACCGAGCAGGCGCGCAAAAACACGGTATAGTTCCGGAACGGTTCCACCATCTTGCCGCTGATCCGCAGGCTTCCATTGGCCGCCAGGTGCGTCGGAGGCGAGCTGTACCACCGGAACGGATCATCGCTGGCCAGATAGTACATTACATACTCGATATTTGCGCTCACGTGCGGTGGCACGGTAAACGTTAAGTACAGGCTGGTCGTATCCACCGGGTAGCACCGGATGCCATCGAGCCGCTTTGCCTTATGCCGATACTTCTGACGGTCGCGGATCGTCAGGTAGGACGAGACGGAAACTTCGCCCGCCTCGTTCCGCGCCATACACTGGTACAGCCCTTCGTCCTCCGGGTCGAGCGTGTTGATTTGCAGCATCGGATAGTTGTGGTGCACGATATAGTTGCTGGTAAGTTCGCGCCCATTCTTGTACCAGATGGCGGCCGGCATCGGATTCCCCGTGACGGTACAGTTGAACGCCATCGACGCCACTACCGAGGAGGTGTACGAGGCAATTTTGCTGACAATTGCCGGCGCAACCAGCACGGTCACGTTGAACGCTTGCCGATCGGTGCCGTCCGGCGTTCGGCAGGTGAACGTACCCTCGTGACGCTCGACCGAAACGTTCACGAACGCAACTTGGTGGGTGAAGTTTTCCAGCCGTATGGGGATTTGGCTTTGCCGGGGCGTGAACAGCCACTGCGGTTTGCACGAGTAGCAGGCGCAATGTAGCCGAAGCGTATCGCCAGCACGCACCGACAGGCGCACCGGCTGAAGGGGTGGCAGAAGACGTTTCCCTCTCTCCACCGTAAGGCTACTTGGGGGTGCACTAATCACGGCAAGATTGAAGCTGGTGCTGCGCACATTTTTGGCGACGTAATTATTGGTGGCGTTGCAGCGATAGCGTCCACTGTCCATCAGTTGCACGTCCGTGATGAGCAGACTGCCATTTTGCAGTagaaaaaatctacaaaagCAAGAATGCAGACGGGTAGCACAAAATTGTTTAGGAAATGGTTGCAAAATGCACACACTGTGGATCGAATCAAACAAAGCTTACCTGCTGTCCCTTGCGTTGCCAAAATTTGAATGCAGCTGCAGCACAGTTTTGTTCATCGACCAGGTAATATTAGCTGCTGGATAGCTTTGAAACGGGCAGGGAAGGACGGTTGGTTCGTTCGCTCGCACGACGATCGTGTTGTTGGGGAAATTTATCTGATTGTCCCGTTCAAGATCTGTGAAGAAGAAGcacgaagaaaaagaagaagcccCAGTCGTAAATGATGCACCTTTAAGCcgtcgtatgtgtgtgtgcgccaaaCTTACACGCTATCGAAACGGTACTTTCGGTGGACAGGATCGAGCCCTGGTACCGCTGCTGATGGCTGACAAGCGTGGCCATGCACCGGTAAACGCCCGCCACAATGTTTCCGTTCTGCCGGTTGTACAGGATGCGCAGCGTACCGTTCTCGAACAGCCGGAATCCTTTATGCGTCTGGCGCTGGTTCTGGTTCTGAAAGGAGGTGGTAAGAAACTCCAGCCCATTGCGATACCACACGTACTCAAAGATGCTGCCCGGCGACCCGTAATATTCGCCCCCTCGCCGCTGCGTGTGCACATATCGCtttcgccgccgccgccgacgacgctcctcctcctcctccgtgTCGTCGTAGTCTTTGTATTGGCGCGAAAAATGCTGACCGGTCTGCtgcgcctgctgctgttgctgctgctgctggcgatggTCGCCGTTGGTCAGATCGTTGTTCGTCACCAGCGAAGAAGTGTGGGGCAGAAAGTCATCCTCCATCTCGTCGGTGTCCTCGTCGTAACCCTCCtcatcttcctcctcctcctcgtcctcctcatTGTGCTCGTCCAGATACTCGTCGCCGTAGCTGCTGTTCGGTATGTCGTCGGACGTGTCCGGCCCAAGCTCCGCCTGGCATGGCAGATAGACGGGCGCACTGCGGCTGCCCGTCACGATGACGTGCGACGGGGGTGCGGCTATTAGCCGCAGCCGCTCCGGACCTTCTTCGTTGACAAATGCGAGCACTGGGGAAAAAAGAACGCAAAAAACGCAAATGTTACAAGACTGgtataaacaatttaaaaaaacccctttATTGCATAAAAAAGAGCGAAATATATTTTACCAACTTCAAGAGAACAGCTAATATGTAGGATTAAGCAGTGTTTACACTTTTTAACCAGTAGCAATTTCAACTGCACCCGCCTACTGCGATCGCGATATAAAAATTTAGTTGtcaagaataaaaaaacaagagtttTGAATTTGCAGTTGGGCGTCGCGCATAGACGTCAAGATCGCTTAGAACCTGACTAACAATCAACATTACCCATCTACAACTCCAAAAGTGCAGCATTATGCATTTATACTTTTGTTTTCCCAATTCCAGCAGTGCACTCAAAACGACGGCTGCCGAACGGCTGCCATCTGGCTTGCGTGGCATGCGTGtttggttgttgctggtgttgttgttattagtgtgctacacacatgcacacacgctgCCTGCACTGGCGAGCATGTGCAAGTGTATGTAAGATTCATCCTGACCCACCGCAATCTTTGATCGGTTGTGTGTGTAGCTGCACACAAAGTGATGCTGCATAAATACCGCAAgtgagcgagcgcgcgcgagagagtcACCGTGCACGTGGTGACGCTGTTTCCATCCCCCTTGTTCTTCCTGCCGCACCACAAGGCGTGTCGTCGCACGCTGCCAGTCGCGCATATACAGGGCCTGTTTTGTGCGCGATCATCGGGCCGTTTGTGAAGTggggcgcgcgcgcactgAAACGCAGATGCATTTGCTGTGCATCACACAATTTAGCCACATGTGGAGCGCGCGAGCGAGCCGTGCATGCGCGCGCTCGTGCTCCTATGCACATCAACAGGCTCTGTTtagctctatctctctctctcacacacacacacactctgtctCTCGTGCTCTCTAATAAAATTGCACCAGAAACTGGTCGATTGATGCGCTACCGCTTTGGTTAAAATCAATCACTTGCCGAAGAAAATCTGAAAGTTGCAATAGAAAAGGGTCAGTGTGCATTTAATCAACAATATATAAATTTGCTGCATTTCAGCAACGCGTGCGCAAACCGTTTAGGTTGAGTAATGGTATACATACGGATGTACGTAGGATTTAATTTCTGCGTTTCTGCACCACCGCCCTAGAGCTGTGTCGTTTACATATAACGTGTTTTAATTATGTCGATCAAAACAATCGCTTTTTGTTACGCTTTGCCCCTTGTAGGATGGTTTACAAACGGCGCACAAGCGCATGTAATCATGTATGGAAACCAGCGCGGTAACATCAACCGCGCGCTCACACACCGAACGGGCGGCGAATGATCGATGTTCGATCGTTTGCTGGAAGTAAATCAACTGCAGCAGCGCACCGTACCCACCGAACCGGACAGCACAACAAACAAGCGACCGTGTTTATGCTCTGGTACAACATCGAGCGCCCTCAACTTAACATTGCTACATTGCGGGAAATGTGCGGGAAATTGTCTTAATTAAAGGCGAACAGTGACTCGCAGGAATTTCCATCCGCCGCCTATCCGTGCCAAAGCTCGGCGACTTGCAACTTATTTTCCAACGCAGCACCAGCACTATCATATTTCAGCAATGTTTGAAATATGtatgcgtgttttttttacttctactTTTTAAATTTCCATCATCCGTGTCTAATGAAAGTATCCTTTATACCAGCGCGCGCTCACAAAACACTGCGTTCCTCTTGTTCGACGTGCGGGGGTTCAACAAAATTGAACGCAAATAAATGGACCCGAGAAAGCTGTTTATGACACGTAaacattatgatttatttatttactttatacGCACAACTGTACCGTTGCGGCGTTTGGTTGATCTATTTggctgattgattgatttgcgCAAATTGAGCGGTACCGCGCAGGCCGACCGTTGATGGCAGCTGTCACAACACAACAAGGAAAGCCAAAACAGTAATAAACATACAGCACAATTAGTACATACTGTTGGGGGCATGATCCGTTGGAGAGCATCTCTCACAAAAGAATGGTTTGAAAAGCATGCCCCGCGCACAAATCTATCCGCgatgaaaataatttcaaaaactctaattttaattcactgtaaaacaaaaggaaaactaTCATTCAGGCAACAATCGAACGAAAAGGGCAACATCGAAGAAATTACCGTTCTGTGgcaagaatgtttttttttttttcgtgggGAATGATCGTGATAAGAATGCAgatgaaaacgaaaacactTCCCCCTGTGGTGGCTTGACTTGCCAAACGGGCGGTGCGGCGACCATCCATAAGTAATGAGATGTACATGAGGGCAAGTGAGATCCAGACAATCTGCCTTTACAACTAGCCCCATGCCAAGGACAACCGATTTTGGGCAATTTGAATGCATCAGGTACAGAGGCCTAAACGAGAGACGCTTCTCCCTCCGAGGTTTCGGGGACCATTAAAACATGGCGCGATACACACTTACGTTTTCGGCAAGTCCTGCTAGATCGAAAATCTATttgcttgcgtgtgtgtgtgtgtgtgtctgctagGCCAGGTTCTGTTCCACTGTCACTGCAAATCATCGCAGTGTTATGAATTATGGAACAGCTGTACTATGTGTCGCCGCCAGCAGAATAGTGTTTCTGTGTCTTGGTTTTTGTCTTGAGCAGAACATccaatgacaaaaaaaatccacagtAATGTACCCCAGCTTCGCTAACGATCGTCCAAATATATGCAAAACCACTGCGCACCACCTTCACCGGGACCGTTTCGTGCCCTGCTGCCATGCCGATCGCAGATGGCGATCTACGCATCGTTGATGTTTTAATGGGCAGGATGGGGATGGGTGCGATGTTGCagcattaattaattaacccgcggatacacacacatttaaaaaaatgtttttccaGATAAAGGATTACATATGTTGTATCATTAGCGGGTTATCAATCggagcatttgtttttttgtgtatgcgcTTTGCGCTAGCCTAAGTTCGTTGCAACAACGTGCTTCGCAAACAGTGCTTTGCTTCTTGCTAATCAACGAATAGAGCGAGAGCCGCCGAGACACAATGCTCGCACACTTAATGACCTTTCCTAGATTCTCTACGGCAACGGCCAAAGacgaaaagcaaacacaaaaatccacttcatcaccaccaccatcatcatcattatctcGCACGGGACCAACAAAACTAGAATGCTCCATTATCGTTGaatgtgtttgctgctgctgctgctgcagggggaattcatttaaaaacgCGAATTGGAAAACTAGTTTATTTCTCATGATTTGCAGCAGTGGCCTGCTGCTGTTACGATGTTAAGCTTTTGTTGTCTGCCCGCGACTGCGACTACGTTCAAAGCTAATATTTAAGTAGAGGAACGAAAGATGAGAAAaagaatttaacaaaaaaaaggataaagctATCCAGTCCCTCCCACAGCACAGCAATTCCTTCTCGCATCTATCCGGTTGAAAATCGGGCTCCTTACGATACGATCGCTGGTACAGTCTAATGTCTCTGCTAATAGATAGACGCCCGGGCTCTCCGTttgtcctccccccccccccccccctttagGGATGCCTCCTAGTGCTAATGCTAGCCCCACATCCCCCGCAGCCTTATGTATTATTGCGTTAGCTGCGACCAATTCTGACCATTTCTCCTTCATTTCACCTCCAAAAGCAAAGTTCTAAGCGCTTATTCATTCGCATTTTTGACGGTTCGCTAGCACATCGGACTGTCTTATCCGTTTGTTGGTGGGGCTTTCAAGCTTAGAGGCACAAgcgatggcagcagcagcagcagcagctagaaaacaaaacaacaacaagactACGCACATTCCAATGGATGATGGGTTAGAGTATTGCTAGGTTTCGCATGATCCTGCAGCTCCAAACGGACGCTTACAACGAAGCACCgtgagcgagagaaagaaatacgCAAGagaatgtgcgtgtgtgtgtgtgtgtcgcgccTGGCATCATCACCGTGGAGGGTGAGGGAGTTGAAGGGAGGCGTGCCGGCCACACGAAGAGAATGGTGGAACAAGAAACCCCGTGCAAGAAAAACAGGATTGCGCCATTGCTTCGCTGTGGCTGgggaaaaaagaggaaagcAACAAAGCAGAAGCGAGAGAAAACGAGCAAAACGGGATCGATCGCACGAAAGAAGTCGCACGCACACGGTGCGAAGAAAAAACCGCAAAGCTCTTGCGGGAGCGCGCGCGAGGCTTTACGCATAATTTATTTGTTCCCCTTTGCTATTTGCTCCcacttcccttctttcccgtGCGTTCAGGGCTGGGAGCGCTGGAGCTTTATCATtagcaccacaacaacaacaacaccaacaaccacAGCACTGCGCTTACATACTTTGTGTGCCGCACGCTCTACAGCCCCATTGGGCCGGGCAACTGTCTCCTTTTGTCTCTTGGTTTGTTCGTTcgtcaagcacacacacacacacacacacacacacattgcgtATCCCCCCCCGCTGTAACCCGCTGTTCCAACCAGGAAGAAATGGACACTTCATTCATTCGCACAACACACGGGGCAGACGCGGATACGCGCACCAGCAGGGGGAAGGGACCAGCTTCAGGGGAGAAGGGAGGACGACGCACTTAAGCACTCGCAGCAACATCCATTCCACGCATTCCACCAGCAGCCTTCGAGGGGATCGAGCGGGAATGATGGTGTGAAGTGTGCCGTGCGTTCCCGTCCACCCGGGCGGGTGGGAAGGATTAGAAAAGGAATGATAGACTTCAACGCTCCTATACGCAACGAACGCGCTGCTCCCAGAAACGTTCAAATGCAAACGCTTTTACGCTTACGCACTGTGCTCTTTCCAGCTTCGCTTTTTTGGAATGGAGCAGGCCAGCATGGAGTCTAcaaaatgggggggggggggggacaaaaGTTTGGCGGCACAAATTGGGCGGCATTCCATAATTAATGTAATGGGTTTTCGAAACGGTAAAACTGGACTGCTGTCCAAAGGTTTGTGAATCAAGGGGCGAGG comes from the Anopheles coluzzii chromosome 2, AcolN3, whole genome shotgun sequence genome and includes:
- the LOC120951360 gene encoding uncharacterized protein LOC120951360, producing MALLSFRLSILFTIGLLLLNGFVSDSSVLAFVNEEGPERLRLIAAPPSHVIVTGSRSAPVYLPCQAELGPDTSDDIPNSSYGDEYLDEHNEEDEEEEEDEEGYDEDTDEMEDDFLPHTSSLVTNNDLTNGDHRQQQQQQQQAQQTGQHFSRQYKDYDDTEEEEERRRRRRRKRYVHTQRRGGEYYGSPGSIFEYVWYRNGLEFLTTSFQNQNQRQTHKGFRLFENGTLRILYNRQNGNIVAGVYRCMATLVSHQQRYQGSILSTESTVSIAYLERDNQINFPNNTIVVRANEPTVLPCPFQSYPAANITWSMNKTVLQLHSNFGNARDSRFFLLQNGSLLITDVQLMDSGRYRCNATNNYVAKNVRSTSFNLAVISAPPSSLTVERGKRLLPPLQPVRLSVRAGDTLRLHCACYSCKPQWLFTPRQSQIPIRLENFTHQVAFVNVSVERHEGTFTCRTPDGTDRQAFNVTVLVAPAIVSKIASYTSSVVASMAFNCTVTGNPMPAAIWYKNGRELTSNYIVHHNYPMLQINTLDPEDEGLYQCMARNEAGEVSVSSYLTIRDRQKYRHKAKRLDGIRCYPVDTTSLYLTFTVPPHVSANIEYVMYYLASDDPFRWYSSPPTHLAANGSLRISGKMVEPFRNYTVFLRACSVSDISGTENMRGNGAPGMQKVIPSRLSRGIRCASQGYPILSTFFPNNGIFIWWPKHDGIQPTAFTIQLRHGGNSNLTTFTNQIIGTVDPLDDYMSHDEVEPLLGKIEAETKELQDWLWNENDAAEGVSDGNKGAENLAHQRRRRRRRQSHREGRRNRHAFDLSKDRKQIFDSLATSGAMDVDVPIPVNADHIRSSNVSSIQAAVAAAKLSTAGQGSLGDDAQARKTHQQITVTQVKVAGNVTGILLPNIRSVMVRVLGSLAADGEPAVQDLRYVEWKVIDTDAPRTDAVNRFQASHIDSRSVQFTWSRFVATKAINRCLQLCYKNVNYDVTMRGGSNRFDCQKIPKDASYYNVKDLVPVTMYKAFLKPCESTEALSDILDFQTKHDVPGPVTNHELHRKGGTISITWGPPENRNGVLQGYLVEWITEDSVQHSANLSADAISFTFPNVTSDERINISLRALSTFGLGIPIYLNLKNYEGIVSGGDGNGAGNPTGYNDRWLFQLYLIAIVLILFVVMGIFCYLLLRRKACKKANSSSGAPLNNRAPVTTAGSDVRHHLAIDASAMQMMGMITGCNNDMHEMQTLIRSSNNYPARANGTVMANGLAINTYGQTMPETNPVPVAALITRNRPQPRKSYHAPSANVPLSGTGSTAASKAGPCTVITSYKELLGKERLDCVGSSSSSSSSSSCGNARFAPTVSNIPQRSSTKVGGHYDGTDKGSSGANDAAATSSDSCLPVNQECLATNGPVATTSNNGSTSATLTRRTSERKSSPTLSFSSKLPCAVLPLSSSPSSSCTSTPSSLSPASSQGVLKQRSPVEFDSSQRRLLETTLDSNTSTIIVEEAKQQQLDIPAALAPPPPPPPTTTTPQHPVEIYDYDYATNCDDEREDERDHSRQLLLAQECREVPEHTTSPLMGPMPTDQSTAVLPTLSEQENKLHECITRRQQSKTHDEVNQNYRHANAFVSSNGVELALAKHKPQTYNLKRNQGEKRGHDDDDNDDDAGDDDDDDDDELDNSSSLLNSSSLSTKPLHQQNHTSSWNFRRPIIGPNG